A stretch of the Pogoniulus pusillus isolate bPogPus1 chromosome 14, bPogPus1.pri, whole genome shotgun sequence genome encodes the following:
- the ARC gene encoding activity-regulated cytoskeleton-associated protein has translation MQLDNVTSAGIHSYQGHRGVANKPNVILQIGKCRAEMLEHVRRTHRHLLSEVSKQVERELKGLQKSVGKLENNLEDHVPTDNQRWKKSIKACLARCQETIAHLERWVKREMNVWKEVFFRLEKWADRLESMGGKYCPADQGKQTVSVGVGGPEIRPGEGEIYDYALDMSQMYALTPPPGEVPSIPQGHDSYQWVSVSEDAPASPVETQVFEDPHEFLSHLEEYLKQVGGTEEYWLSQIQNHMNGPAKKWWEYKQDSVKNWVEFKKEFLQYSEGTLTRDAIKRELDLPQKEGEPLDQFLWRKRDLYQTLYVDADEEEIIQYVVGTLQPKLKRFLSYPLPKTLEQLIQRGKEVQGNMDHSEEPSPQRTPEVQSGDSVESVPPSTTASPVPSNGTQPEPPSPPATVI, from the coding sequence ATGCAGCTGGACAATGTCACCAGTGCAGGCATCCACTCCTACCAGGGGCACCGTGGAGTTGCCAACAAGCCCAATGTGATCCTGCAGATAGGGAAATGCAGGGCAGAAATGTTGGAGCACGTCAGGAGGACCCACCGGCACCTCCTGTCTGAGGTCTCCAAGCAGGTGGAGCGTGAGCTGAAAGGCTTGCAGAAATCAGTGGGGAAGTTAGAGAATAACTTAGAGGATCATGTCCCAACTGATAACCAAAGGTGGAAGAAGTCCattaaggcctgtctggctagATGTCAGGAAACCATTGCCCACCTGGAGAGGTGGGTCAAGAGAGAGATGAATGTTTGGAAGGAGGTCTTTTTCCGTCTGGAGAAGTGGGCGGACCGTCTGGAGTCCATGGGAGGCAAATACTGTCCTGCCGACCAGGGCAAGCAGACTGTGTCCGTTGGGGTGGGAGGCCCAGAGATAAGGCCAGGTGAGGGTGAGATTTATGACTATGCACTTGACATGAGCCAAATGTATGCCCTGACCCCTCctcctggggaggtgcccagcATCCCTCAGGGCCACGATTCTTACCAGTGGGTTTCTGTGTCAGAGGATGCTCCAGCCTCCCCCGTGGAGACTCAGGTCTTTGAGGATCCCCACGAGTTCTTAAGCCACTTGGAGGAATACTTAAAGCAGGTGGGTGGAACAGAGGAGTACTGGCTGTCTCAGATCCAGAACCATATGAATGGCCCAGCTAAAAAGTGGTGGGAATACAAGCAGGACTCTGTCAAAAACTGGGTCGAGTTCAAGAAGGAGTTCCTGCAGTACAGTGAGGGGACTCTGACTCGGGATGCTATCAAAAGGGAGCTGGATTTGCCCCAGAAAGAGGGGGAGCCCCTGGACCAGTTCCTCTGGCGCAAGAGAGACTTATACCAGACTCTCTATGTTGATGCGGACGAGGAGGAAATTATCCAGTATGTGGTAGGCACCCTCCAGCCCAAACTGAAGCGCTTCTTGAGTTATCCTTTGCCCAAGACCTTAGAACAGCTGATCCAAAGAGGGAAGGAAGTCCAAGGCAACATGGACCActctgaggagcccagcccaCAGAGGACACCTGAAGTTCAGTCAGGAGACTCTGTGGAGAGCGTACCTCCCTCAACCACTGCCAGTCCTGTGCCGAGCAATGGGACTCAACCTGagccccccagccctccagctACTGTCATATGA